DNA sequence from the Corynebacterium yudongzhengii genome:
TTGATCGCATCCTGGTGCGAACCCGAAAACGCGGTGAACACCAGGTCGCCGCCATAAGGATGACGCTCCGGCACGCGCAGCTGGTTGCAGTACTCGACGGTGGTGCGGATCTTGTTGATGTCCGAGAAGTCGATCTGCGGATCCACGCCCTGGGTCAGCAGGTTCAGGCCCAGCGTCACCAAATCCACGTTGCCGGTGCGCTCGCCGTTGCCGAACAGGCAGCCCTCGATGCGGTCCGCGCCGGCCATGTAGCCCAGCTCGGCGGCGGCGACGCCCTCACCGCGGTCGTTGTGGGGGTGCAGGGACAGGATCACCGACTCCCGCTTGGCCAGGTTGCGGTGCATCCACTCGATCGAATCCGCGTAGACGTTCGGGGTGATCATCTCGACCGTCGCCGGCAGGTTCAGGATCATGGGGTTGTCCGGGGTGGCCTCCATGATGTCAACGACCGCGTCACAGACCTCCAGCGCGAAGTCCAGCTCGGTGCCCGTAAACGACTCCGGCGAATACTCCCAGCGCCAGTTGGTCTCCGGGTAGTCGGCGGCGATGTCCTTGATGAGGTGCGCCGCGTCGGTGGCCAGCTTCTTGATGCCGGGCCGGTCCTTGCGGAAGACCACATCCCGCTGCAGCTTCGAGGTCGAGTTGTAGAAGTGCACGATGACGTTCGGCGCGCCCTGGCAGGCCTCGAACGTGCGGCGGATCAGGTGCTCACGCGCCTGCACCAGCACCTGGATGGTGACGTCGTCCGGGATCATGTCCTTCTCGATGATCTCGCGGACGAAATCGAAATCCGTCTGCGAGGCCGACGGGAAACCGACCTCGATCTCCTTGTAGCCCATCTGCACCAGCAGCTCGAACATGCGGCGCTTGCGCTCGGGGCTCATCGGGTCGATCAGTGCCTGGTTGCCGTCACGCAGGTCGACCGCGCACCACTGCGGCGCGCGGGTGATCTTCTTATCCGGCCACGTACGATCCGGCAGGGTGATGTCCTCGACCTCCTCGGCGAAGGTCAGGTAACGATCGTGCGGCATCCGGGAATTCCGCTGCCGGTTCCAGGCCGGCTGGTCAGCCGGGATGTCCCCGTCCGGGGTGCGGATTTCGTTGGGTGCGGAGATGAAAGCGTCGTTCGGGCTCATGATTCAACCAGTCCTTTGGGGTGTGTGCGGCTTAGCGTGTGAGGCGTGCCATCGGTTTATTCTTCCACGGCCGGCGACGACAAACTCCGCGACGGGGTGCCGGCCGTGTGTGATCCGATCAGGCCCCGCCGCGGCTAAGAAGGAGGCCGCTAAAAGGCAGCTGGTAAGAGCGCATACCCGGCAGCATAGTGAAGACGGTCACGATTGTCGACTTCGGTGGGGTGCGTGGGGGTTGTCGATAGTGCGCGCCAGCATTCGAAGCATTCGCCGCAGCACAAACCCTCACACCCGTTTCCGCGTCAGCATGAACGTCGCGGCGATCATGCCCACCAAGGCGAGCCCCATGGCGGCCCATCCGAGCGCAGTCGATACCTGGAACTGCTCGCGCAGCACGGCGTAGCCCAAGCTGAAGGCAACGATCGGCTCGGAGACTGTCATGGCGGGCAGGCTGTGACGCAGCGCGCCGGCGTTGAAGGAGTACTGCTGCACGGTGGTTCCC
Encoded proteins:
- the leuA gene encoding 2-isopropylmalate synthase — encoded protein: MSPNDAFISAPNEIRTPDGDIPADQPAWNRQRNSRMPHDRYLTFAEEVEDITLPDRTWPDKKITRAPQWCAVDLRDGNQALIDPMSPERKRRMFELLVQMGYKEIEVGFPSASQTDFDFVREIIEKDMIPDDVTIQVLVQAREHLIRRTFEACQGAPNVIVHFYNSTSKLQRDVVFRKDRPGIKKLATDAAHLIKDIAADYPETNWRWEYSPESFTGTELDFALEVCDAVVDIMEATPDNPMILNLPATVEMITPNVYADSIEWMHRNLAKRESVILSLHPHNDRGEGVAAAELGYMAGADRIEGCLFGNGERTGNVDLVTLGLNLLTQGVDPQIDFSDINKIRTTVEYCNQLRVPERHPYGGDLVFTAFSGSHQDAINKGLDAMAGRVREGADNTQVSWEELRETTWEVPYLPIDPKDVGRNYEAVIRVNSQSGKGGVAYIMKTDHGINMPRSMQPEFSSIVQAVTDSEGGEVNSKNMWDLFAAEYLDRDDYLDQLSVHVDNAETEGDNVRVSAKVTFRDQEHEITGEGNGPIAAYANALESLGINLDVVDYAQRARTAGDDAEAACYIYADVDGAKVWGVGIAGSTTFASFKAVTSAVNRALVGYKPQGM